The Agrococcus sp. ProA11 genomic sequence GAGCAGGCGCAGCGGACAATCGTCGTCGCGGGCGTCGACACGCATAGAGACACGCACCACGTGGCCGTGCTCGACTTGGCCGGCCGCCCGCTCGCGATCGAGCAGTTCCCCGCATCACCTCCCGGCTACCGGCAGCTGCTCGCGTTCGTGGCCGCGCACGGCGTCATCGACAAGATCGGTGTCGAACTGACCGGCTCCTACGGCGCCGGCCTCACCCGCCACCTGACCGCCGCCGGGGTGACCGTGATGGAGGTGAACACCACCGACAAGGCCACCCGCGCCCGCCGCGGCAAGGACGACGCGATCGACGCCGTCGCCGCGGCGCAGAAGACACTCTCCGGCATGGCCTCGGCCACGCCCAAGGACACCACCGGCGCCACCGAAGCGATCCGCCTCCTCACCGCCGTCCGCGACCTCGCCGTCAAGCAGCGCACCCAAGCGATGAACCAGGTCCACGCGCACCTGGTCACCGCGCCCGAGCAGCTGCGAGAACCGCTCCGAGGCATGCCGCGGGCGGCGCTGCTGCGCGCCCTGCGCGGACTCCGCCCCGACCGGACACGTCTGGTCGAACCGGTCCAGGCCGCCAAGGCGGCGCTGCGCGCGCTCGCCGAACGGATCCGCGCCCTCGACGCGGAGATCACGACCGCCGACGCCGACCTGGCAGCACTCGTCACCGCGACCGCACCCACCCTGCTCGCCCGACCAGGCGTCGGCGTCCACACCGCGGCCCGCTTCCTCATCACCGCCGCGAACAACATCGACCGACTCCACAGCAGCGCCGCCTTCGCACGCCTCTGCGGCGCAGCACCCGTGCCCGTCTCCTCCGGCAAAACCCACCGCATGCGGCTCCACCGCGGCGGCGACCGGCAAGCCAACCGCGCCCTCCACATGATCATCATCGGCCGCATCAAGAACGACCCACGCACCCAGGCCTACCTCGCCAAGAAACTCGCCGAAGGACACTCCAAACGAGACGCCATCAGAGCCCTCAAGCGCTACCTCTGCCGCGAAATCCTCGCCGCCCTGAAACACGACCTCAACCCCACTTGACTTCCATAGGACTGTCCTACGGAGAGCGGCGGCGCTTCGCGCGGCCGCGGGGGAGCAGCTGCACCGACGGCAGGCGCGGGCTCGCGAGCGGCGGCGCCTCGTCGTCGACCACCGTGCCGAAGCGCGGCCGATCGGCTGGGCTCGCGTCGCGCTCGCGCATCCACTGCTCCCGGGCCTCCTGCACCTCGTCGTGGTCGGTGCCGACGAAGTTCCAGAACATCACGATCTCCTCGTCGAACGGCTCACCGCCGATCAGCACCGCGATCCCGTCCTCCGCCGCCGAGAGCACCACCGACTCGCGCCCGGGCGCCGCATACGCCATCGCACCCCTGCGCACGGGTACGTCGTCGACCGAGATGCCATCGGTGAGCGCGAGCACCCCGTGCTCGAAGTCACCGCGCAGCTCGAGCCGCGCCTCGCTGCCGGCGACCATGCGCAGCTCGACGCCAAGCAGGGGCGTGTAGGCGCCCACCTGGCTCGCCGCGCCCGCGTAGTCGCCGACGAAGACGCTGCCGCTGACGCCGTCGCCGAGTGCCACGGGCGGCACCGAGTCGAGCCCGTCGAACGATGGCTCGCGGTCGCGCTCGTGGCTGGGCAGCACCGTCCACAGCTGCAGGCCGTGCAGCACGTCGGTGTCGGGCGTGGAGTACTCGCTGTGCGCGATGCCGCGGCCCGCGGTCATGATGTTGAGTCCGCCCGATCGCACGGTGTGCGAGAAGCCCGCGGAGTCGCGGTGCTCGATGGCACCGTCGACGAGCCAGCTCCAGGTCTGCAGGCCGGTGTGCGGATGCGGTGGCACGACCATGCCGGGGCCGCCCAGCAACGACGAAGGACCGAAGGCATCGACGAAGCACCAGGCGCCGATGAAGTGGCGGTGCTTGTTGGGCAGCACCCGCTGCACCGGCATCGCCCGCGGGCCGCCGAGCGGCACGTCCCTGGGCAGCAGCAGCTCCAGTCCCGCAGCGGCGGCCTCGTCGACACATGCCTGTTCGCTGTTCTCGACGATGGTCGCCTCATCGTTGCTCATGGCGCCACGGTAGCCGAGGCCGCGCCGCCCGCTCGAGCGGTCGCGGCCGCGGTGCTCTGCCGCCGGCGATGCCGCCGGCCGGCATGCGTGTCCCGTGAGCGCGTCGTACGATCGCAGGGTGACTGAGCAGCCTGCCGGGTGGTACCCGGACCCGTTCGCGGCCGTCCCGGGTGCGAGCCGCTACTGGGACGGCGAGCGCTGGACGAGCCATGCGCAGGCCCCGGCGCCCCAGCCGCAGCCCGCGCACTCGGAGCTGGCGGCACCCGGTCGCGGCTTCGGCTGGGAGCAGCCATCGGCTGGTCGTCCGGACGACTCCCCGGAGGCCTTCGGCACGGGCGAGGCTCGAGCGCCGCTGGCGAGCTGGGGTCGGCGCGTCGCCGCCTACCTGCTCGACGCCATCCCGATGGTCGTCCTCACCATGCTGCTGCTGCAGATGCTGGGCGTCACCGAGGCGCTGACGAGCGCGATCGAGGCCGACGGTACCGCGGGCATCGACGAGGCGAACGCGATGCTGACGGCGCTCAGCCCCACGGGGATGACGATCACACTCGCGAACCTGCTCTTCGCCGCGCTCTACAACATCGGCTTCCACGTCTCGCGCGGCGCGACGCCGGGCAAGATGCTCCTCGGCATCCGCGTGCGCCAGGTCGAGCAGGACCGCAACCCGGAGCTCAGGCAGGCGAGCATCCGCTGGCTCGTGCAGTTCGGCCCCGGCATGCTCAACGGCGTGCCGGTGATCGGCATGCTCAGCGGCTTCTTCAGCATCGCCGACCACCTGTGGCCGATCTGGGACGCCGATTCGCAGGCCCTGCACGACAAGGCCGGACGCACGCTGGTGGTGCGCTCGCGCTAGCGATCAGCCGCCGAAGACCGCGTCGCCGAAGATGATGACGAGGATGCCGGCCACTGCCAGCAGCACGCACGCGCTCATCAGGGCGACGCTGAGCGCCGTCGACCCGGGCCGGTGGCTCTCGAAGGCGCGGATGCCGAGCGCATAGATCAGCGGGATGCCTGCTCCCAGGAGCAGCCCGACCAGCAGCACCGAGAGCACGGCGGTCGCGAGCGCACCGAAGTCGAACTCCATCACAGGCCTCGATTCGTGCGGCTGGCCTTGCGCTTGCGCTTGCGCGGGCGGGAGAGCGGCGCGATGTGCGACGCGACCGCGCTGTACTCGCGGTCGATGCCGCGCTTGCGCTCGGCCTTCGGCTGCTCCCACTCGTCGGTGACGTTGTGGTGGCCGACGGGGCTGAGGCGCGAGCGCAGCCACATGGCGGTGCACGCGACGATGAGGATCGTCGTGACGACCAGTGCGCCCCAGAAGTGGCCGAAGAGGTTCGCGATCAGCAGGCACACCGCGCCCACGGCACCGGCGGCCGGCAGGGTGATGAGCCAGGCGATCAGCATGCGGCGCGCAACGCTCCAGCGCACCTTCACGTCCTCGCGCGCCAGGCCCGAGCCGATGACGGAGCCGGAGGCGACGTGGGTGGTCGACAGTGGAAGGCCGAGTTGGCTGGAGGTGAGGATGATGGATGCGCTGGAGAAGTCGGCGGCCATGCCCTGCCGCGGCGAGATGTCGACGATGCCCTTGCCGAGCGTGCGGATCACGCGCCAGCCGCCCATGTACGTGCCCAGTGCGATGGCGATGGCGCAGGCGAAGCGCACCCACAGCGGCATGTCGGAGGAGGAGTCGAGGGAGCCGTGCGCGACCAGCGCGAGGAAGATCACGCCCATGGTCTTCTGCGCATCATTGGTGCCGTGCGCCAGCGACATGAGCGAGGCGGCGCCGATCTGCCCCCAACGGAAGCTGCGCTGCTGTGCGCGCTCGCTGATCGTGCGCGTCACGCGATGCACGAGCCAGGTGCCGCCGAATGCGACGACCGCGGCGATCACCGGGGCGAAGAGCGCCGGGATCAGGATCTTCTGCGCGACCCCGCCCCAGAGCACACCAGAGATGCCCAAAGCCGCGATCGTCGCGCCGATGAGCCCGCCGAAGAGCGCGTGACTCGAGGATGAGGGCAGCCCGAACAGCCACGTCAGCACGTTCCAGACGATGGCGCCGGTCAAGCCGCTCAGCACGATGAGCATGAGCTGCTCGCCGTCGACCCCGGTGAGATCGACGATCCCGCTGCCGACGGTGCGCGCCACCTCGATCGAGAGGAAGGCGCCGACCAGGTTCAGGATGGCGGACAGCGCGACGGCCGGCTTCGGCTTCAGCGCACCGGTCGCCACCGAGGGAGCCATCGCGTTGGCGGTGTCGTGGAAGCCATTCGTGAAGTCGAACGCAAGCGCGACGACGATGACGATGACGAGGATGGCGACTTCCGGCACCGCGCTAGTCTGCCACCTCCGCGGCGCCCCCTCGTGCGCGCTGCGCGTCGCGCCCGCGGCGCCGGATCACTGCCTGGTCACACCCAGCCAGTAGAACGACTGCGTGCCGAACGTGAGCGAGAAGCGCCCATCCTCGGCGATGGTGGGGAACGCCCCGCCGCCAAACAGGTCGTTGAGCCGTGAACCCGCGAACATCGGCGCGTCGATCGTGACGTGCACCGGGTTGTGGCTGAACGAGAACACGCACAGCACATCCTCCGCGCGCGGCCCGTTGTAGGTGCCGTCGCCCTCGTAGGAGCGCACGAAGGCGAGCACCGCATCGTTGTCGGTGTCGAGCACCGTGATGTCGCCCAGCCCGAACACGGGGTGCTGTCGGCGCACGTGCAGCACCGACCGCATCCAGTGCAGCAGGCTCGACGCCTGCGCCATCTGCGACTCCACGTTGACCGCGGAGTAGTGATAGACGAGCGACTGCACGACGGGCAGGAACAGCTTGCCCGGGTCGGCGGTGGAGAAGCCGGCGTTGCGATCGGGCGTCCACTGCATCGGCGTGCGGGATGCATCGCGATCATCGAGCCAGATGTTGTCGCCCATGCCGATCTCATCCCCGTAGTAGAGGAAGGGCGAGCCCGGCAGCGAGAACAGCAGCGCGTTCGCGAGCTCGAGCTCGGCGCGCGAGTTGTCGAGCAGCGACGCGAGGCGACGTCGGACACCGATGTTCGAGCGCATCCGCGGGTCGTAGGCGTACCAGCCGTACATCGCCTGCCGGTACTCCTCGCTCACCATCTCGAGCGTGAGCTCGTCGTGGTTGCGCAGGAAGACGCCCCAGGTGGCGCCCGGGGGCACCTCGACCTGCTCAGCCAGGATGCGCTTGAGCTCGACCGAGTTCTGCGCCCGCAGCGAGTAGAAGATGCGGGGCATGGTCGGGAAGTCGAATGCCATGTGGCACTCGGGCTCCTCGTCGGTGCCGAAGTAGGCGGCGGTCTCGGCCGGCCACTGGTTCGCCTCGGCGATCAGCACGCGGCCCGGGTACTCGTCGTCGACGATCCGGCGCAGCTTGCGGATGTACTCGTGCGTTGCGGGCTCGGACTCGCCGTTGCCGTCCTCCGACTCGTACAGGTAGGGGATCGCGTCGAGCCGGATGCCGTCGACGCCGAGGTCGAGCCAGAAGCGCAGCGTGTCCTCGATCGCCTCGTGCACCGCCGGGTTCTCGAAGTTCAGGTCGGGCTGGTGCGAGAAGAAGCGGTGCCAGTAGAACTGCCGGCGCACCGAGTCGAACGCCCAGTTCGAGTCCTCGGTGTCGACGAAGATGATGCGCACGTTGGGGTATCCCTCGTCGTCATCGCGCCAGACGTAGAAGTCGCCGTACGGACCGTCCGGATCCTCACGCGATGCCAGGAACCAGGGGTGCTGGTCGGAGGTGTGGTTGATCGGCAGGTCGATCATCACGCGCATGTTGCGGGCGTGGGCCTCGGCGACGAAGTTGCCGAAGTCGTCGATGGTGCCGTACTCGGGCAGCACCGCCTTGTAGTCCGAGACGTCGTAGCCGCCATCGCGCAGGGGCGACTGGAAGAACGGCGGCACCCAGATGCCGTCGATGCCGAGCCACTGCAGGTAGTCGAGCTTGGACGTCAGTCCCTGGAAGTCGCCGAAGCCGTCGCCGTTCGAGTCGACGAACGATCGCACCATGACCTCGTAGAACACCGCCTTGCGGTGCCACTCATGGTCGAGCGTCAGCCCGGGCGCGTGGGAGGACTGGAGGGGGATGGGGGAGGTGAAGCTCACGGGCGCTCCTTGCCGAGGGCGTGTGCGTTGGGTCGAGCGGCGGGCAGGTGGGATTCGGCCGCACACAACGCTAGCCGGATGCCCGCCGAGTGCAAGGTCATCGCGGCCGCGCCGTCGATGCGCGCACCACGAGCTCGGGTGCGTAGTTGGTGTGGCTGCAGTCGGGCTCAGCCCGCTCGCCGCGCTGTGCAGCGCTGCGCAGCGCGCTCATGATCCAGGCGACCACATCCTCACCATGCTGCGCCGGATCCTGTCGGATGGTCGTCAGCCCGAAGGTCGCGGAGGCGGGCACGTCGTCGACGCTGATGACGCTCAGCTCCTCCGGCACTCGGATGCCCAGCTGCTGCGCGGCGATCAGCACGGCGATCGCCACCTCGTCGGTGCCGGCGAAGATCGCAGTCGGGCGGTCGGCGCGCTCGAGCATCGCGCGCACTTCGCCGTGTGCACCGCCGAGCGTGGTCGGTACCGTCGGCACGGGCCGCAGCCGCAGGCCGTGCTTCGCCACCACCGCCTCGAAGGCGCGCTTGCGGCGGTCGGAGGAGGAGGCGTCGAAGGGCTGCACCTCGGTGGCGCTGGAGATGTGCAGGAGGTCGGTGTGGCCCAGCTGCACGAGATGCTCGGCCGCGAGCTCCCCGGCCGCATCGTCGTCGAGGCTGAACGAGCGCGTGTGCGGGGTCGGCTCGCCGACGGTGGCGACGGGGATGCGGAGCTTCGCGAGCCGCGCGAGGTCGCTGCCGACGAGGCTGCGGGTGATGGTGACGAGCCCGTCGACCTCGCCACGGCGCATGAAGCGCTCGAACTTCTCGTGGCTGCCGTGGCCGAGCGTGCCGAGGTCGTACAGCAGCAGGTCGTGCTCGTGGGCGTCGGCCGCCTGCGCGACGCCGTGCAGCACGCTGCCGAAGTACCAGCGATCGACTGCGGGCGTCAGTACACCGATCGTGCGCGTCATGCCGGTAGCGAGCCTGCGGGCGGCACCCGAAGCACGGAAGCCGAGCTCGGCCGCAGCGTGCTGCACGCGCTCGCGGGTCGCGGTCGAGACCGCATCCGCACCCGACAGTGCACGGGAGGCAGTGGCCTTCGAGACCCCGGCGGCGCGGGCGACGTCATCGAGCCGAGGCATGCGCCCTCCTCCCTCTGCGCCGGTCGCCGCAGTCTGCTCCGTTGTGGAACCGGTTCCGACGATAGTCGCGCGTCGCGCCGCCGCCGGATGGGTCAGGCGATGATCGTTGCCGAATCGCAACCTGCCGATGCGCGACACCGCGCCGACAGGTGCGCTAGCGTCACTCCAAATGGAACCGGTTCCGGTTTCGGTTCTCGGCACGACGCGGTGCAATGCGCGCCGCGTGTGCCGAAAGCACTGAGCGAAGGAGTTCACGTGAAGCACGCACGCAGGATCGCGATGCCGCTGGGTATCGCTGGCGTCGCCGCGCTCGCCCTCACCGGCTGCGTCGGCGACGAACCGACCGACCCATCGGCGGCTCCCGGCGGGGGAGAACCCGCCGCAGGCTGCGAGGCATACGCCGACTACGGCACCTTCGAGGGTGCCGAGGTCGGGATCTACGGCACGATCCTCGACGTCGAGGCCGACCGACTCAACGAGTCCTGGGCCGAGTTCTCGGACTGCACGGGCATCGAGGTCGTCTACGAGGGCTCCGCAGAGTTCGAGGCGCAGATCAATGTGCGGGTGCAGGGTGGCAACCCGCCCGACCTCGCCATCTTCCCCCAGCCGGGCCTGCTGGCATCGGTCGCAGGCACGGGCAGCGTGCTGCCCGCGCCCGAGTCGGTCGTCGCCAACGCGCAGGAGTTCTGGACCGAGGACTGGCAGGAGTACGGCACGGTCGACGGCACGTTCTACGCCGCGCCGCTCATGGCGAGCGTCAAGGGCTTCGTCTGGTACTCGCCGTCGGTCTGGGCTGAGAACGGCTGGGAGGTGCCGACGACGCTCGACGAGCTCGACGAGCTGACCGCCACGATCGCGGATTCCGGCACCATGAAGCCGTGGTGCGTGGGCTTCGGCTCCGGCGAGGCGACCGGCTGGCCGGGTACGGACTGGGTCGAGGACTACGTGCTGCGCACGGCCGGCCCCGACGTCTACGACCAGTGGATCGCGCACGAGATCCCGTTCGACGACCCGCAGATCGTCTCGGCCATGGATCGCGTCGGTGACCTGATCAAGAACCCCGACTACGTCAACGGCGGATTCGGCGACGTGTCGACGATCGCCACGCAGGACTTCGGCACCGCCGGTCTCCCCGTGCTCGACGGCGAATGCGGCATGCACCACCAGGCCTCCTTCTACGAGGGCTTCTGGGGCGACGGCGTCACGATCGCCGAGGACGGCGACGTCTGGGGCTTCATCCTGCCGGGCACCGAGGCCGACGCGGCCGCCGTCACCGGTGGTGGCGAGTTCGTCGGAGCGTTCAGCGACGAGGAGGAGGTCGTTGCAGTGCAGACCTTCCTCTCCAGCGCAGAGTGGGCCAACAGCCGCGTCTCGCTGGGTGGCGTCATCTCCGCCAACTCCGGTCTCGACGCTGCCAACGCGTCGAGCCCGCTGCTGCAGTCGGCAGTGGAGACCCTGCAGGACCCGGCCACGACCTTCCGCTTCGATGGTTCTGACCTGATGCCCGGCGCGGTCGGGGCAGGCACCTTCTGGAAGGCGATGGTCGACTGGGTCTCGGGATCGGACACCGCGACCGTGCTCGGCGAGGTCGAGTCCAGCTGGCAGTAGTGATTCGCTGAGTCGGAGGCGGGGGTCGCCCAGGTGGCCCCCGCCCCCGTCTCCACCGGAGGTGACGCATGACCACGATGGATCTCATCGGCAAGCTGCTGCAGGGGGTCGTCGGCCTAGGGGCCTTCGGCGTCGTGATGGCGCTGCTGCTGGCCTTCCTCGATCGACCTGAGGACAAGCCGCGACCCGAGAGCTGGCGAGCCGCCGTCATGCAGGGGCTGCGCCCGCGCCTGCTGATCATCGGCGTGCTCGTGCTGCTCGCGCTGCTCGGTCGCCTGCTCTACGGCATCGTGCCGTGGATGACGCAGGGGCTGACGAATGTGCTCATCATCGTCGCGATCGCGGGCACCGCGGTGGTCGTGCTGCAGTGGCTGCTCGACCGACTGCTGCAGCCCAGGTCGCCGGCCGTGCGATCGGCGGTGCTCCGCACCCTCGGCGCTGCCGGCGTCGCTGCGGTCGCGGTGGTCGCCTCGATGGCGGATCGCATCGCGATGCTCGACTGGGTCACCGACGACTTGACGCTCGCCGCCAACCTCATCGGCTGGCCGGTCGTCGGGGCGCTGCTCGTGACTGCCGCGCTCGCGTTCACATCGCATCGCGTCCGCCGCCAGGGCCGGCTGATCGTGTGGCTGCTCGCAGCCGTGGCCGTCGTGGTGATCACCTTCATGCTCGAGCAGGGCAGGGAGCAGCCGATCGGCGTCTGGTCGTGGGCCGGTGCGCTGGCGCTCAGCGTGCTCGGCATACTCGGCTATCTCGCCGACCGCGACGAGGACTCGAAGCCCATGCTGGTCTTCCTCGTGCCCGCGACGCTGCTGCTGACCGTCGGCCTCATCTACCCGGCGCTGCGCACCACGCTGCTGGCGTTCACCGACCGCACGGGCGCGTTCACCGGGCTCGACAACTTCGTCTGGATGTTCACGCAGCGCGATGCGCTCATCACGCTCGGCAACACCGTCGCCTGGGTGATCCTGGTGCCGCTGCTGTCGACCGCGGTCGGCCTCGCGTATGCGGTGTTCATCGACAAGAGTCGCGGCGAGCGCGTCTACAAGATGCTGGTGTTCATGCCGATGGCGATCTCCTTCGTCGGCGCGAGCATCATCTGGAACTTCATGTACGCCTACCGCGGGCCGGCGCAGGATCAGATCGGCCTCGTGAACCAGCTCATCGTGCTGGTCGGCGGCGAGCCGCAGCAGATCCTGCAGAACAGCCCGTGGAACACGCTGGCGCTCATCATCGTGATGATCTGGATCCAGACCGGCTTCGCCATGGTCGTGCTCTCGGCCGCGATCAAGGGCGTGCCGACCGAGCAGCTCGAGGCGGCCGAGATCGACGGCGCCAACCCGTGGCAGCGGTTCCGCAACGTCACCGTTCCCGGCATCCGCACGTCGATCGTGGTGGTCATCACGACCATCTCCATCGCCACGCTCAAGGTGTTCGACATCGTGCGCACCATGACCGCCGGCAACTTCGACACCTCCGTGGTCGCGAACGAGATGTACACCCAGGCCTTCCGCTCCGGTGAACCCGGCCGCGGCGCGGCCCTGGCACTGATCCTGTTCGTCATGGTGCTGCCGATCGTCGTCTACAACATCCGCGTCCTGAACCAGCAGAAGGCGATCCGATGAGTCAAGTCGCAGTCACCCCAGACCCCGAGATCACGCCGGAGAGCGCGGATGCGGCGGTCGGCAAGCCGCGCACGCGGGCCGATCGCGTCAAGCGGCGCCTCACGAGCCCGTGGGCGACCATCGCGGCGCTGCTCATCGCCGTGCTCTGGACCATCCCCACCTTCGGGCTCCTGCTCTCGTCCTTCCGACCTTCCGGCCAGATCGCGACCACCGGCTGGTGGACGTTCTTCTCGAACCCGGAGCTGACGCTCGACAACTACACCGAGGTGCTCTTCTCCGGCTCGGCCAGCTCGCCGCAGCTGGGTGAGTACTTCGTCAACTCGCTCATGATCGCGATCCCGGGCTCGATCTTCCCGCTCGTGCTCGCGTCGCTCGCCGCGTACGCGTTCGCCTGGATCAAGTTCCGCGGCTCGTCGACGTTGTTCGTGATCGTGTTCGCGCTGCAGATCGTGCCGCTGCAGATGGCGCTCATCCCGCTGCTGCAGCTGTTCGTGAGCTTCGTGCAGCCGTTCCAGATCGCCCTGCACGACCTGCTGCCGTTCATCAGCGAGAAGCAGTTCATGCCGGTGTGGATCGCGCACGCGATCTTCGGCCTGCCGCTGGCGATCTTCCTGCTGCACAACTTCATCTCGCAGATCCCGGGAGAGGTGATCGAGGCGGCGCGGGTCGATGGCGCCGGGCATGGCCAGATCTTCTTCCGCATCATCCTGCCGCTGGCGATGCCCGCGATCGCCTCGTTCGGCATCTTCCAGTTCCTCTGGGTGTGGAACGATCTGCTCGTCGCGCTGGTCTTCTCCTCCGGCACGCCAGATACCGCGCCGCTCACGCAGCGGCTGGCAGAGCTCGCCGGATCCAGAGGAGAGAACTGGGCGCGACTCACGGCGGGCGCGTTCGTCTCGCTCATCGTGCCGCTCATCGTCTTCTTCGGCCTGCAGCGCTACTTCGTGCGAGGGCTCATGGCGGGCTCGGCGAAGGGCTGAGGAGGCGCGACCGGCGCCGGCTGGCGGATCCGCACCCCCGGATCCGCCAGCCGGCAGTCAGGCAGGCTTCCGCCGCGCCGTGACGAGGGCGCGGCATCGGTCGAGGAGGCGGCGCGGATCGACGGCGTCGGCGTGTTCCGCGATTCCCGTGGCGATCGTGTTCTTCATCTTCCAGCGCCGCATCACGACGGAGGGCGGCGAGAAGGGCTAGCCGATCGGGTCGGGGGCCGACGGCACGATGTGCAGATGCGCGCGCGACCGCGTGGCCGTGTGCGCCTTGCTCCGCGAGGCCAGGCCGTGCGCGGGCGCCTCGTCGAGACCGACCACGGCGGGCTCCCGGACGCGCGGCTGCTGCTCGTGGTGGGCGAGGAGCGCCAGCTGGACGGGCACGACGGAGGCCGATGCCCAGGCTTGCGGCGAGCACGCGGCCGGGTGCGGGATCGGCACGTCGGTGTCCTCGGTGCCATAGCCGGCGAACACCTCCGGCATCCGGCCGTCGAAGGCCGCGGCGGCGCGCTCGAGCTGCTCGGCCAGCTCTCGAGCCTCGGCGTGGAACCCGGAGCGCAGCAGCCCCTCGATCGCGATCGCGGTGTCGTGCGGCCAGATCGCCCCGCAGTAGTGGGCGAGCGGCCAGTAGCGCTCGGCATCGGTCGACATGGTGCGCAGGCCGAAGCCGGAGGAGAGCCGTGCATCGAGCAGCAGCCGCGCGACGGCCTCCTCCTCGGCGTCGTCGAGCAGCGTCGTGCCGATGAGGTGCCCGATGTCGCTCACGAGCGTCTCGAAGGGGCGCCCCTGCGCATCGAGTGCCATCGCCGGGAACCGAGTGCCGTCGCGCTCCACCCAGAACTGCGCGCGGAATCGGGCGCGCAGCTGCGCGGCCCAGTGTCGCAGCGGTGCACCGTCGTCACCGAGCTCATCGAGCAGTCGCGCGGCGCCGACCGCCGCACGGCAGGCGAGGCCCTGCACCTGCGCGGTCGCCACGCCGACCTCGTCGGTGCTGAAGCGCATGCCTGCGCCGTCACCGGACCAGCCCTTGCCCGCGACGCCCATGCCGCGCTCGTCATCGGAGGTGACGAATCCGTCGCCTGCAGCGCTCTGCATCCACGCCAGCGCGGCATGCAGCGCTGGGCGCAGCTCCCGCACCGTCTCCAGCGGCATCCCGGCCTCCCAGGCGTCGTGCAGCAGCACGATCCACAGCGGCGTCGCGTCGATCGAGCCGGAGTAGACCGGCGGCGCCTCGACGCCCGGGCGCAGCGGATCGGTCGCTCCCTGCTGCATCGAGTGCAGGATCCGGCCGGGCTGCTCGCCCGTGGCGGGGTCGACCCGCACCCCCTGGCGGGCCGCGAGCGTGCGGAGCGTGCCCTCGGCGAGCCGACGGTGCCGCGGCAGCAGCAGCCGCGTGGCGATCAGCGCATCGCGGGCGACCATGGTCATGTGCCAGGGCGCGCCGGCGGCGGGAAAGGCGCCGTGGCCCGCATCGAGCAGCAGGTTCTCGAG encodes the following:
- a CDS encoding IS110 family transposase: MLITHPEQAQRTIVVAGVDTHRDTHHVAVLDLAGRPLAIEQFPASPPGYRQLLAFVAAHGVIDKIGVELTGSYGAGLTRHLTAAGVTVMEVNTTDKATRARRGKDDAIDAVAAAQKTLSGMASATPKDTTGATEAIRLLTAVRDLAVKQRTQAMNQVHAHLVTAPEQLREPLRGMPRAALLRALRGLRPDRTRLVEPVQAAKAALRALAERIRALDAEITTADADLAALVTATAPTLLARPGVGVHTAARFLITAANNIDRLHSSAAFARLCGAAPVPVSSGKTHRMRLHRGGDRQANRALHMIIIGRIKNDPRTQAYLAKKLAEGHSKRDAIRALKRYLCREILAALKHDLNPT
- a CDS encoding pirin family protein; protein product: MSNDEATIVENSEQACVDEAAAAGLELLLPRDVPLGGPRAMPVQRVLPNKHRHFIGAWCFVDAFGPSSLLGGPGMVVPPHPHTGLQTWSWLVDGAIEHRDSAGFSHTVRSGGLNIMTAGRGIAHSEYSTPDTDVLHGLQLWTVLPSHERDREPSFDGLDSVPPVALGDGVSGSVFVGDYAGAASQVGAYTPLLGVELRMVAGSEARLELRGDFEHGVLALTDGISVDDVPVRRGAMAYAAPGRESVVLSAAEDGIAVLIGGEPFDEEIVMFWNFVGTDHDEVQEAREQWMRERDASPADRPRFGTVVDDEAPPLASPRLPSVQLLPRGRAKRRRSP
- a CDS encoding RDD family protein, giving the protein MTEQPAGWYPDPFAAVPGASRYWDGERWTSHAQAPAPQPQPAHSELAAPGRGFGWEQPSAGRPDDSPEAFGTGEARAPLASWGRRVAAYLLDAIPMVVLTMLLLQMLGVTEALTSAIEADGTAGIDEANAMLTALSPTGMTITLANLLFAALYNIGFHVSRGATPGKMLLGIRVRQVEQDRNPELRQASIRWLVQFGPGMLNGVPVIGMLSGFFSIADHLWPIWDADSQALHDKAGRTLVVRSR
- a CDS encoding inorganic phosphate transporter; the protein is MPEVAILVIVIVVALAFDFTNGFHDTANAMAPSVATGALKPKPAVALSAILNLVGAFLSIEVARTVGSGIVDLTGVDGEQLMLIVLSGLTGAIVWNVLTWLFGLPSSSSHALFGGLIGATIAALGISGVLWGGVAQKILIPALFAPVIAAVVAFGGTWLVHRVTRTISERAQQRSFRWGQIGAASLMSLAHGTNDAQKTMGVIFLALVAHGSLDSSSDMPLWVRFACAIAIALGTYMGGWRVIRTLGKGIVDISPRQGMAADFSSASIILTSSQLGLPLSTTHVASGSVIGSGLAREDVKVRWSVARRMLIAWLITLPAAGAVGAVCLLIANLFGHFWGALVVTTILIVACTAMWLRSRLSPVGHHNVTDEWEQPKAERKRGIDREYSAVASHIAPLSRPRKRKRKASRTNRGL
- the treS gene encoding maltose alpha-D-glucosyltransferase encodes the protein MSFTSPIPLQSSHAPGLTLDHEWHRKAVFYEVMVRSFVDSNGDGFGDFQGLTSKLDYLQWLGIDGIWVPPFFQSPLRDGGYDVSDYKAVLPEYGTIDDFGNFVAEAHARNMRVMIDLPINHTSDQHPWFLASREDPDGPYGDFYVWRDDDEGYPNVRIIFVDTEDSNWAFDSVRRQFYWHRFFSHQPDLNFENPAVHEAIEDTLRFWLDLGVDGIRLDAIPYLYESEDGNGESEPATHEYIRKLRRIVDDEYPGRVLIAEANQWPAETAAYFGTDEEPECHMAFDFPTMPRIFYSLRAQNSVELKRILAEQVEVPPGATWGVFLRNHDELTLEMVSEEYRQAMYGWYAYDPRMRSNIGVRRRLASLLDNSRAELELANALLFSLPGSPFLYYGDEIGMGDNIWLDDRDASRTPMQWTPDRNAGFSTADPGKLFLPVVQSLVYHYSAVNVESQMAQASSLLHWMRSVLHVRRQHPVFGLGDITVLDTDNDAVLAFVRSYEGDGTYNGPRAEDVLCVFSFSHNPVHVTIDAPMFAGSRLNDLFGGGAFPTIAEDGRFSLTFGTQSFYWLGVTRQ
- a CDS encoding LacI family DNA-binding transcriptional regulator, producing the protein MPRLDDVARAAGVSKATASRALSGADAVSTATRERVQHAAAELGFRASGAARRLATGMTRTIGVLTPAVDRWYFGSVLHGVAQAADAHEHDLLLYDLGTLGHGSHEKFERFMRRGEVDGLVTITRSLVGSDLARLAKLRIPVATVGEPTPHTRSFSLDDDAAGELAAEHLVQLGHTDLLHISSATEVQPFDASSSDRRKRAFEAVVAKHGLRLRPVPTVPTTLGGAHGEVRAMLERADRPTAIFAGTDEVAIAVLIAAQQLGIRVPEELSVISVDDVPASATFGLTTIRQDPAQHGEDVVAWIMSALRSAAQRGERAEPDCSHTNYAPELVVRASTARPR
- a CDS encoding ABC transporter substrate-binding protein; amino-acid sequence: MPLGIAGVAALALTGCVGDEPTDPSAAPGGGEPAAGCEAYADYGTFEGAEVGIYGTILDVEADRLNESWAEFSDCTGIEVVYEGSAEFEAQINVRVQGGNPPDLAIFPQPGLLASVAGTGSVLPAPESVVANAQEFWTEDWQEYGTVDGTFYAAPLMASVKGFVWYSPSVWAENGWEVPTTLDELDELTATIADSGTMKPWCVGFGSGEATGWPGTDWVEDYVLRTAGPDVYDQWIAHEIPFDDPQIVSAMDRVGDLIKNPDYVNGGFGDVSTIATQDFGTAGLPVLDGECGMHHQASFYEGFWGDGVTIAEDGDVWGFILPGTEADAAAVTGGGEFVGAFSDEEEVVAVQTFLSSAEWANSRVSLGGVISANSGLDAANASSPLLQSAVETLQDPATTFRFDGSDLMPGAVGAGTFWKAMVDWVSGSDTATVLGEVESSWQ